From a single Pirellulales bacterium genomic region:
- a CDS encoding cupin domain-containing protein, with product MIVKSSQAISSKPVEMEGAKGCTVRQLLNESDGTPTFAMRQFEVAPGGFTPRHSHDYEHEVFVLEGNGVVFEGGQQHPIKAGDVVFVQPSEIHQFRNTGPVPMKFLCLIPNSATGKAATVAPECATE from the coding sequence ATGATAGTCAAATCCTCCCAAGCCATCTCCTCCAAGCCCGTTGAAATGGAAGGAGCCAAGGGTTGCACCGTTCGCCAACTCCTCAACGAATCGGATGGAACTCCGACCTTCGCCATGCGACAATTCGAAGTCGCACCTGGCGGTTTCACGCCGCGGCACAGCCACGATTACGAGCACGAAGTGTTCGTACTCGAAGGCAACGGCGTGGTGTTTGAGGGTGGCCAGCAACACCCGATCAAGGCGGGCGATGTGGTCTTCGTCCAACCCAGCGAAATCCACCAATTCCGCAACACCGGCCCGGTGCCGATGAAATTCTTGTGCCTCATTCCCAACTCGGCGACAGGGAAAGCGGCGACGGTCGCCCCGGAATGTGCGACGGAGTGA
- a CDS encoding glutamyl-tRNA reductase, translating into MKLQMVGCSHHNASVDIRERLVFSAAQAASALGLWRRRFPASEAVLLSTCNRTEVYTAADDPAVVPTEQQVKQFLAEFHGLELHQVFDELFEQSGEGAVRHLFSVAASLDSMVLGEPQILAQVKQAYQLAQQHESIGPITHDIFQRALKVAKRVATETAINESRVSVASVAVADFARQVFETFDDKQVLVIGAGEMAEEAIVYLKEDGARRITVVNRGAARAKELANRCGGQSAMWEELDALLVAADVVVSTTGAEQPIVSRERFQKIEERRYQRPLFILDLAVPRDFEAAIGDCLGVYLYSLDDLQEVCRRNRAQRDKELPMAIEIVESETSQFMQELYHRATGPIIQQLRQGWQDIRDDELRRLFNKLPDLDERTKSEISQSFERYVNKLLHPPLESLRRESRYGTPQGLLEALKRLFHLKD; encoded by the coding sequence ATGAAACTCCAGATGGTCGGTTGTAGCCATCACAACGCCTCGGTTGACATACGGGAACGGCTGGTGTTCAGTGCTGCCCAAGCCGCCAGCGCACTAGGGTTATGGCGACGGCGGTTTCCGGCGAGCGAAGCGGTGCTGCTGTCGACTTGTAATAGGACCGAAGTTTACACCGCGGCAGATGATCCAGCGGTGGTGCCCACCGAACAACAAGTGAAGCAGTTCTTGGCCGAATTTCATGGTCTGGAACTACATCAAGTCTTTGACGAACTGTTCGAGCAATCCGGGGAGGGGGCCGTGCGACACCTATTTTCGGTCGCGGCCAGCCTGGATAGCATGGTACTCGGTGAGCCGCAGATTCTTGCGCAGGTGAAACAGGCCTATCAATTGGCTCAGCAACATGAGAGCATCGGCCCGATTACCCACGACATCTTCCAGCGCGCCTTGAAAGTTGCCAAACGCGTGGCCACGGAAACTGCGATCAACGAAAGCCGAGTAAGCGTCGCCAGCGTCGCCGTGGCGGATTTCGCACGGCAAGTGTTTGAGACCTTCGACGACAAGCAAGTGCTGGTGATTGGCGCCGGCGAGATGGCCGAGGAAGCGATCGTCTACTTAAAAGAAGACGGCGCTCGGCGAATCACGGTTGTTAATCGCGGCGCCGCTCGGGCCAAAGAATTGGCGAACCGTTGCGGCGGTCAGTCGGCAATGTGGGAAGAACTCGATGCGCTGCTCGTCGCGGCCGATGTTGTCGTGAGCACAACCGGTGCTGAACAGCCGATCGTCAGCCGGGAGCGGTTTCAAAAAATTGAAGAGCGGCGTTACCAACGGCCGCTGTTTATTCTGGATTTGGCCGTGCCGCGGGACTTTGAGGCGGCGATTGGTGATTGCTTGGGCGTTTACTTATATTCGCTCGACGACCTGCAGGAAGTTTGTCGCAGGAACCGCGCTCAGCGCGACAAGGAGTTGCCCATGGCCATTGAGATTGTCGAGTCCGAGACTAGCCAGTTTATGCAAGAGCTATATCACCGAGCCACAGGGCCGATCATCCAGCAACTTCGACAAGGTTGGCAAGACATCCGCGACGATGAGTTGCGCCGATTGTTCAACAAACTGCCCGATCTCGACGAGCGTACCAAATCAGAAATTTCGCAATCGTTCGAGCGCTATGTGAACAAGCTCTTGCACCCGCCGCTGGAATCGCTGCGACGAGAATCTCGCTATGGAACTCCGCAGGGCCTGCTGGAAGCGCTGAAGCGGCTGTTTCATTTGAAGGACTGA
- the ccsA gene encoding cytochrome c biogenesis protein CcsA produces the protein MSIFSGITVACFAASYSISLVLEATRLFFRSSVRGAVMLAFGAAGLLAHTLFLLQRVLNATGTPLSSAFDWYLVAAWILVVIYLFLAWYHPKTAVGLYLLPLVLGLILRAWFADRKPFPESDAGQVWGMIHGVFHLLGLVAVTVGFVAGIMHLIQSNRLKQKTTLPTGLKLPSLEWLERVNSRAIVISVLTIGTGFLSGMVLNLVLHRRQLNDEVPWNDPIIWRSAAMFGWLLVIAIFSAIYRPARRGRKVAYLTVASFVFLVASVGVGLLLPSEHGTKQEGGGRKVQGGRDQKSNLGHQMPTSTQPFTHSSHHPFLSSLACRFPPILEVRR, from the coding sequence ATGTCGATATTTTCCGGCATTACCGTGGCTTGCTTTGCCGCCAGTTACTCAATATCGCTGGTGTTAGAAGCGACTCGGCTATTTTTCCGCAGCAGTGTACGTGGGGCGGTCATGCTGGCCTTTGGCGCTGCGGGGCTATTGGCCCATACACTCTTTTTGCTGCAACGTGTACTCAATGCCACAGGTACGCCGCTGTCGAGCGCCTTTGATTGGTACCTTGTCGCGGCTTGGATTCTGGTCGTCATCTACTTGTTTTTGGCTTGGTATCATCCCAAGACTGCCGTCGGACTGTATTTGTTGCCGCTGGTGCTGGGATTGATTCTGAGGGCGTGGTTTGCCGATCGGAAACCGTTTCCGGAGTCCGACGCAGGACAGGTTTGGGGGATGATTCATGGCGTCTTTCATTTGCTGGGACTGGTGGCTGTGACTGTCGGCTTTGTCGCCGGTATCATGCATCTGATTCAGTCAAACCGTCTGAAACAGAAAACAACACTACCAACCGGTTTGAAGCTGCCGAGTTTGGAATGGCTGGAGCGGGTGAATTCACGAGCGATTGTGATTTCGGTGCTGACGATCGGAACAGGCTTCTTGAGCGGCATGGTGCTCAACCTAGTGCTGCATCGGCGGCAACTCAACGATGAGGTACCGTGGAACGACCCGATTATTTGGCGATCAGCAGCAATGTTTGGCTGGCTGCTGGTGATCGCAATTTTCAGTGCGATCTACCGCCCGGCCCGCAGAGGCCGAAAAGTAGCGTATTTGACGGTGGCAAGTTTCGTGTTTTTGGTGGCCTCGGTGGGGGTCGGGCTACTGTTGCCGAGCGAACATGGGACGAAACAGGAAGGTGGTGGACGGAAGGTGCAAGGGGGCCGAGATCAGAAATCTAACCTCGGACATCAGATGCCTACCTCCACTCAACCCTTCACCCATTCCTCCCATCACCCGTTCCTCTCGTCGCTAGCCTGCCGCTTTCCGCCTATCCTGGAGGTTCGGCGATGA
- a CDS encoding DUF1501 domain-containing protein yields MTPLERFQLAMTRRAFLGRSAAGIGSFTLAGMLANQARYARASTAASIGVGSESAGGLPELPHFAPKAKRMIYLIMNGAPSQMDLFDYKPKMNDLFDKDLPESVRNGQRLTTMTSGQKRFPIAPSMFKFAQHGQSGAWVSELLPHTAGVVDDLAFIKSLHTEAINHDPACTYIQTGNQIPGRPSMGSWLSYGLGTECHNLPAFVVMTPTWSSKNDAQALFSRLWGSGFLPSKHQGVALRAKGDPVLYLSDPPGVTGKTRRDMLDSLAELNRQQFDEFGDPETAARTAQYEMAFRMQTSLPNVVDISGESPATLDLYGPDVKQPGTFAASCLLARRLVEQGVRTVQIFHRGWDQHANLPRDLKSQCHDVDQGSAALIKDLKQRGLFEDTLVVWTGEFGRTVYCQGNLTKTEYGRDHHPKCFTAWMAGAGVKPGITYGATDDFSYNITENPVHIHELNATILHLMGIDHRRLSVKHQGLDVRLTGVEPVKPVMDLLL; encoded by the coding sequence ATGACTCCTCTCGAACGATTCCAACTCGCAATGACACGGCGAGCGTTTCTCGGCAGGTCCGCTGCTGGCATCGGCAGCTTTACCTTGGCTGGCATGCTCGCCAATCAGGCTCGATATGCCCGCGCAAGTACAGCGGCGTCCATCGGCGTCGGATCCGAATCGGCCGGCGGCTTGCCGGAATTGCCTCACTTTGCGCCGAAGGCGAAGCGGATGATCTATCTGATTATGAACGGCGCTCCGTCGCAAATGGATCTGTTCGACTACAAGCCAAAGATGAACGATCTGTTCGACAAAGACTTGCCCGAATCGGTGCGCAACGGACAGCGATTGACGACCATGACCTCCGGGCAAAAGCGGTTCCCGATTGCACCGTCGATGTTCAAGTTCGCCCAGCATGGCCAAAGCGGCGCGTGGGTCAGCGAACTATTGCCGCACACGGCCGGCGTGGTTGACGATTTGGCGTTCATCAAGTCGCTGCACACCGAAGCGATCAATCACGACCCGGCATGTACCTATATCCAAACCGGCAATCAAATTCCCGGTCGGCCGAGCATGGGCTCTTGGCTGTCGTATGGCCTGGGAACCGAATGTCACAATTTGCCGGCGTTCGTTGTGATGACACCGACCTGGAGCAGCAAGAACGACGCCCAGGCGCTATTTAGCCGGCTGTGGGGAAGCGGCTTTCTGCCGTCGAAGCATCAAGGCGTCGCGCTACGGGCCAAGGGCGATCCTGTGCTGTATTTAAGCGATCCGCCCGGCGTGACGGGAAAAACGCGGCGCGACATGCTCGATTCACTGGCCGAACTAAACCGGCAGCAATTCGATGAATTTGGAGACCCCGAAACAGCCGCCCGCACCGCCCAGTACGAAATGGCCTTCCGGATGCAGACCTCGTTGCCGAACGTGGTCGATATTTCCGGCGAGTCGCCAGCCACACTCGACCTATACGGCCCCGATGTGAAGCAGCCTGGCACCTTTGCCGCCAGTTGCTTGCTTGCGCGGCGACTGGTGGAACAAGGAGTTCGCACCGTGCAAATCTTTCATCGCGGCTGGGATCAACATGCGAACTTACCTCGCGATTTGAAATCGCAATGTCACGACGTCGACCAGGGCAGCGCCGCCCTTATCAAGGATCTCAAACAGCGCGGACTCTTCGAGGATACTCTGGTAGTTTGGACCGGCGAATTTGGCCGCACGGTCTATTGCCAAGGCAACCTTACCAAGACCGAATACGGACGTGATCACCACCCCAAATGCTTTACCGCCTGGATGGCCGGTGCCGGCGTGAAGCCGGGAATTACTTATGGAGCGACGGACGATTTCAGCTACAACATCACCGAAAACCCCGTTCATATTCACGAGTTGAACGCGACTATTCTTCACCTGATGGGCATCGACCACCGCCGACTGAGCGTGAAGCATCAGGGGCTTGATGTGCGGCTTACGGGCGTGGAGCCGGTAAAACCGGTAATGGATTTGCTGCTCTAG